A single Ciona intestinalis chromosome 12, KH, whole genome shotgun sequence DNA region contains:
- the LOC100176092 gene encoding cathepsin L1-like isoform X5: MKVLILALCVTYVASRDTTSLKWNEWKNTHGKSYASHEEMKRQLIWEKNLRVVTQHNYEYDEGLHTYTMAMTKFADLENDEFNTMYLASMPADRKNELVCKKQTIDKFAQNPTTVDWRTQGYVTPVKNQLQCGSCWAFSATGSLEGQHFAKTKKLVSLSEQQLIDCSTKQGDLGCGGGYPDWAFAYINQVGGIESETNYPYEAKNDVCRFNVSEVAATLTGCVDITPDSETQLEKAVGSIGPVSVLIDASHISFQLYGSGIYYEQQCSSSPASLDHGVLAVGYGADNGQEYWMVKNSWGKLGGYIKMAKNKNNNCGIATQASYPIV; the protein is encoded by the exons ATGAAAGTACTGATCCTTGCACTTTGCGTGACATATGTGGCATCACGTGATACAACATCACTAAAGTGGAATGAGTGGAAAAATACTCACG GGAAGTCGTATGCATCCCATGAGGAGATGAAGAGACAATTGATTTGGGAGAAGAACCTCCGTGTTGTGACTCAGCATAACTACGAGTATGACGAAGGACTTCACACCTACACCATGGCGATGACAAAATTCGCTGACTTG gAAAATGATGAGTTCAACACAATGTACTTGGCTAGCATGCCTGCTGATCGTAAAAACGAGCTTGTTTGCAAGAAACAAACTATTGATAAATTTGCACAAAACCCAACAACTGTGGATTGGCGCACACAAGGCTATGTTACTCCAGTAAAGAACCAACTACAATGTGGAAGCTGCTGGGCCTTCAGTGCT ACTGGATCATTGGAGGGTCAACATTTCGCTAAAACTAAGAAGCTTGTATCTTTGAGTGAACAGCAGTTGATTGATTGTAGTACCAAGCAAGGTGACCTGGGCTGTGGTGGTGGTTATCCTGACTGGGCGTTTGCTTACATCAATCAAGTTGGTGGCATTGAGAGTGAAACTAACTATCCATATGAAGCTAAG AATGATGTTTGTCGATTTAATGTTTCGGAAGTTGCAGCAACTTTAACTGGGTGTGTTGATATTACTCCTGATAGCGAAACCCAGCTTGAGAAAGCTGTTGGAAGCATTGGTCCGGTGTCTGTTCTTATAGATGCTTCTCATATAAGTTTTCAACTCTATGGCTCAG gTATTTATTACGAACAACAGTGTAGCAGCAGCCCTGCTTCACTTGACCATGGTGTCCTTGCTGTTGGGTATGGTGCTGATAATGGTCAGGAGTACTGGATGGTCAAGAACag CTGGGGTAAACTTGGGGGTTACATCAAGATGGCaaagaacaaaaacaacaattgtggCATTGCTACCCAAGCTAGCTAccccattgtttaa
- the LOC100176092 gene encoding cathepsin L1-like isoform X1 translates to MKVLILALCVTYVASRDTTSLKWNEWKNTHGKSYASHEEMKRQLIWEKNLRVVTQHNYEYDEGLHTYTMAMTKFADLENDEFNTMYLASMPADRKNELVCKKQTIDKFAQNPTTVDWRTQGYVTPVKNQLQCGSCWAFSATGSLEGQHFAKTKKLVSLSEQQLIDCSTKQGDLGCGGGYPDWAFAYINQVGGIESETNYPYEAKNDVCRFNVSEVAATLTGCVDITPDSETQLEKAVGSIGPVSVLIDASHISFQLYGSGIYYEQQCSSSPASLDHGVLAVGYGADNGQEYWMVKNSWGEGWGKLGGYIKMAKNKNNNCGIATQASYPIV, encoded by the exons ATGAAAGTACTGATCCTTGCACTTTGCGTGACATATGTGGCATCACGTGATACAACATCACTAAAGTGGAATGAGTGGAAAAATACTCACG GGAAGTCGTATGCATCCCATGAGGAGATGAAGAGACAATTGATTTGGGAGAAGAACCTCCGTGTTGTGACTCAGCATAACTACGAGTATGACGAAGGACTTCACACCTACACCATGGCGATGACAAAATTCGCTGACTTG gAAAATGATGAGTTCAACACAATGTACTTGGCTAGCATGCCTGCTGATCGTAAAAACGAGCTTGTTTGCAAGAAACAAACTATTGATAAATTTGCACAAAACCCAACAACTGTGGATTGGCGCACACAAGGCTATGTTACTCCAGTAAAGAACCAACTACAATGTGGAAGCTGCTGGGCCTTCAGTGCT ACTGGATCATTGGAGGGTCAACATTTCGCTAAAACTAAGAAGCTTGTATCTTTGAGTGAACAGCAGTTGATTGATTGTAGTACCAAGCAAGGTGACCTGGGCTGTGGTGGTGGTTATCCTGACTGGGCGTTTGCTTACATCAATCAAGTTGGTGGCATTGAGAGTGAAACTAACTATCCATATGAAGCTAAG AATGATGTTTGTCGATTTAATGTTTCGGAAGTTGCAGCAACTTTAACTGGGTGTGTTGATATTACTCCTGATAGCGAAACCCAGCTTGAGAAAGCTGTTGGAAGCATTGGTCCGGTGTCTGTTCTTATAGATGCTTCTCATATAAGTTTTCAACTCTATGGCTCAG gTATTTATTACGAACAACAGTGTAGCAGCAGCCCTGCTTCACTTGACCATGGTGTCCTTGCTGTTGGGTATGGTGCTGATAATGGTCAGGAGTACTGGATGGTCAAGAACag CTGGGGCGAAGGCTGGGGTAAACTTGGGGGTTACATCAAGATGGCaaagaacaaaaacaacaattgtggCATTGCTACCCAAGCTAGCTAccccattgtttaa
- the LOC100176092 gene encoding cathepsin L1-like isoform X2 — MKLLVLALCVAYVASRDTASLKWNEWKNTHGKSYASHEEMKRQLIWEKNLRVVTQHNYEYDEGLHTYTMAMTKFADLENDEFNTMYLASMPADRKNELVCKKQTIDKFAQNPTTVDWRTQGYVTPVKNQLQCGSCWAFSATGSLEGQHFAKTKKLVSLSEQQLIDCSTKQGDLGCGGGYPDWAFAYINQVGGIESETNYPYEAKNDVCRFNVSEVAATLTGCVDITPDSETQLEKAVGSIGPVSVLIDASHISFQLYGSGIYYEQQCSSSPASLDHGVLAVGYGADNGQEYWMVKNSWGEGWGKLGGYIKMAKNKNNNCGIATQASYPIV, encoded by the exons GGAAGTCGTATGCATCCCATGAGGAGATGAAGAGACAATTGATTTGGGAGAAGAACCTCCGTGTTGTGACTCAGCATAACTACGAGTATGACGAAGGACTTCACACCTACACCATGGCGATGACAAAATTCGCTGACTTG gAAAATGATGAGTTCAACACAATGTACTTGGCTAGCATGCCTGCTGATCGTAAAAACGAGCTTGTTTGCAAGAAACAAACTATTGATAAATTTGCACAAAACCCAACAACTGTGGATTGGCGCACACAAGGCTATGTTACTCCAGTAAAGAACCAACTACAATGTGGAAGCTGCTGGGCCTTCAGTGCT ACTGGATCATTGGAGGGTCAACATTTCGCTAAAACTAAGAAGCTTGTATCTTTGAGTGAACAGCAGTTGATTGATTGTAGTACCAAGCAAGGTGACCTGGGCTGTGGTGGTGGTTATCCTGACTGGGCGTTTGCTTACATCAATCAAGTTGGTGGCATTGAGAGTGAAACTAACTATCCATATGAAGCTAAG AATGATGTTTGTCGATTTAATGTTTCGGAAGTTGCAGCAACTTTAACTGGGTGTGTTGATATTACTCCTGATAGCGAAACCCAGCTTGAGAAAGCTGTTGGAAGCATTGGTCCGGTGTCTGTTCTTATAGATGCTTCTCATATAAGTTTTCAACTCTATGGCTCAG gTATTTATTACGAACAACAGTGTAGCAGCAGCCCTGCTTCACTTGACCATGGTGTCCTTGCTGTTGGGTATGGTGCTGATAATGGTCAGGAGTACTGGATGGTCAAGAACag CTGGGGCGAAGGCTGGGGTAAACTTGGGGGTTACATCAAGATGGCaaagaacaaaaacaacaattgtggCATTGCTACCCAAGCTAGCTAccccattgtttaa